The nucleotide sequence AAGGAAAGCTGAATAGCAAAGTTGGCTTTAAAGGTATTCTTAAAAAAATTATGATCTTCGCGATTGTCGCAATCGCCCATTCGCTCGACCAATTACTAGGCGGTTACTTTATTCAGTCCGCAACCATCTTTTTTTATTTATCCAATGAATTGTTGTCTATGATTGAAAATGCAGGCAGGTTGAATGTTCCAATACCGCCGTTCATAAAAAATGCCGTTTCTCTGTTAAAACAGAAAAGCGGCACTAATAACAAAAAATGATTAAATTA is from Fictibacillus sp. b24 and encodes:
- a CDS encoding phage holin family protein; the encoded protein is MVKWTMFYHSSAISIGAISSYLFGTPNMLFKTLVLFVVLDYLTGIAASAYEGKLNSKVGFKGILKKIMIFAIVAIAHSLDQLLGGYFIQSATIFFYLSNELLSMIENAGRLNVPIPPFIKNAVSLLKQKSGTNNKK